In Raphanus sativus cultivar WK10039 chromosome 5, ASM80110v3, whole genome shotgun sequence, the following proteins share a genomic window:
- the LOC108805136 gene encoding sodium/calcium exchanger NCL produces MRLRSLFSLLFLVLFTSSAYARFVAVQPSSTGLISDGINGGSLDSGSIIKTVVSAPPAEEKEEACEQTYGFMPCTKTALGNVFLILVYGFLMYTAATYLSAGSELLLEILGPGIVGGLFLPMLGALPDAMLIMVSGLSGDAATAQSQVSVGMGLLAGSTVMLLTVIWGTCTVVGKCDLRDNIAVNNQDTKGFHLNDSGVTVDVWTSYAARIMAISVIPFVIVQLPQVLNSTSGRHLAVLVALVLSVLMLISYCVYQVFQPWIQRRRLAFAKHKHVISGILRHLKQHALGRLLDDEGQPDEHVIRKLFETIDANKDGSLSATELKALIIGISFEDIDFDKDDAVGRVLQDFDKTLDEQIDQEEFVRGIKHWLIQAMGASGHSGPDAGPRTMKFLDHFHVQTKREHALLGDNENGENDEESGEVADPKWITIKASLLLLLGAAIAAAFADPLVDTVNNFSAATGIPSFFISFIALPLATNSSEAVSAIIFASRKKIRTASLTFSELCGGVTMNNILCLSVFLAIVYVRGLTWNFSSEVLVILIVCLVMGCFASFRTTYPLWTCFIAYLLYPFSLGLVYILDYWFGWS; encoded by the exons ATGAGACTCagatctctcttctctctcctcttcctcgtcctcttcACCTCATCGGCCTACGCTCGGTTCGTCGCTGTACAGCCATCTTCGACCGGTCTCATCTCCGATGGAATCAACGGCGGGAGTCTCGACTCCGGATCGATTATCAAAACCGTGGTCTCTGCTCCTCCGGCTGAGGAGAAAGAGGAGGCTTGCGAACAGACCTATGGGTTCATGCCGTGTACAAAGACGGCGCTTGGGAACGTGTTCTTGATTCTGGTTTATGGGTTTCTCATGTACACGGCGGCGACGTATCTATCCGCCGGAAGTGAGCTTTTGCTCGAGATCTTGGGACCTGGTATCGTCGGTGGTTTGTTTCTTCCCATGCTCGGAGCTCTTCCTGACGCTATGCTTATCATGG tGTCTGGACTTTCCGGAGACGCAGCAACTGCGCAAAGCCAAGTATCAGTGGGAATGGGGTTGCTTGCTGGCTCCACCGTTATGCTTCTCACTGTTATCTGGGGAACTTGCACTGTTGTTGGCAAGTGTGACCTTCGTGACAACATTGCCGTTAACAACCAAGACACCAAAGGCTTCCATCTTAACG ATTCTGGTGTAACTGTTGATGTTTGGACCAGCTATGCTGCAAGAATAATGGCTATATCGGTTATTCCCTTCGTCATTGTCCAGCTTCCGCAAGTGTTGAACTCAACATCTGGAAGACACTTGGCCGTGTTGGTTGCTCTAGTCCTCTCGGTCCTAATGTTGATCTCCTACTGTGTCTATCAG GTGTTCCAACCATGGATCCAAAGGAGACGCCTTGCTTTTGCAAAGCACAAGCATGTTATATCAGGAATCCTAAGGCACTTGAAACAACATGCTTTGGGAAGACTTCTTGATGATGAAGGCCAGCCTGATGAACATGTCATTCGAAA GTTGTTTGAGACCATTGATGCAAACAAGGATGGAAGCTTATCAGCTACTGAGCTTAAGGCGCTTATCATTGGGATCAGCTTTGAGGATATAGATTTTGACAAGGATGATGCTGTGGGAAGAGTTCTCCAAGATTTTGACAAGACTCTCGATGAGCAAATTGATCAAGAAGAGTTTGTCCGTGGGATTAAGCACTGGCTTATTCAGGCAATGGGAGCTTCTGGTCATTCTGGTCCTGATGCTGGTCCTAGAACAATGAAGTTCCTTGACCATTTCCATGTG cAAACAAAGAGAGAGCATGCTCTGTTGGGAGACAATGAAAATGGTGAGAATGATGAGGAGTCTGGTGAGGTTGCAGACCCGAAATGGATCACCATTAAAGCATCTTTGCTGCTACTGTTGGGAGCAGCCATTGCAGCTGCATTTGCTGATCCTTTGGTGGACACAGTTAACAACTTCTCTGCAGCCACAGGGATCCCATCTTTCTTCATTTCCTTCATAGCTTTGCCTCTAGCCACCAACTCAAGTGAAGCAGTCTCTGCCATCATCTTCGCTTCCCGCAAAAAGATCAGAACCGCCTCCTTGACTTTCTCTGAG cTATGTGGTGGAGTGACGATGAACAACATTCTGTGTCTCTCGGTGTTCTTAGCGATCGTCTACGTTCGAGGACTAACGTGGAACTTCTCATCCGAAGTGTTGGTGATACTCATTGTTTGTCTGGTGATGGGATGTTTTGCTAGCTTCCGCACAACGTATCCTCTTTGGACGTGTTTCATAGCATACCTGCTTTACCCATTCTCTTTGGGCCTGGTCTACATTCTTGACTACTGGTTTGGCTGGTCATAG